The Glycine soja cultivar W05 chromosome 6, ASM419377v2, whole genome shotgun sequence genome has a window encoding:
- the LOC114414806 gene encoding uncharacterized protein LOC114414806, translating to MEDGDNILDAIYEEDTLDDDVDMVDVEEGELVEPDSQNVLGQSSAGDINEPNQEPLSKNQKRRANKKKNKKKRKGSGSNAMDINRFVLDTCRRLKEKKSYMVYTAVGCLGVSALSDLVNEVDAIQTCGGQKTADGRRFRTGGGILWSILKVREPKVYKEIIKKAKEFEKQFRQPNVMQRPVPKKEDSSQGVPVSFSGRDLGNVSDSNILASQMQNQHQPATLEEKPVSAHDRLRIPVSYDDDLLGENPINDAT from the exons ATGGAGGACGGGGATAACATTCTGGATGCCATATACGAGGAGGATACCTTAGATGATGACGTTGACATGGTTGATGTTGAAGAAGGAGAGTTGGTGGAGCCTGATTCCCAAAATGTTTTGGGACAAAGCAGTGCCGGAGATATCAACGAACCAAATCAAGAACCTCTCAGTAAGAACCAAAAGCGTAGAGCtaacaagaagaagaataagaagaaaaggaagGGTTCAGGATCTAATGCCATGGACATAAACAG ATTTGTGTTAGATACATGTCGACGGCTCAAAGAGAAAAAGTCATACATGGTATACACTGCTGTGGGTTGCCTTGGGGTCTCTGCATTAAGTGATCTTGTCAATGAG GTGGATGCAATACAGACTTGTGGAGGCCAGAAAACTGCTGATGGTAGACGATTCCGGACAGGGGGTGGCATATTGTGGAGCATCTTGAAAGTTAGGGAACCAAAGGTCTACaaagagataataaaaaaagcaaaggaGTTTGAG AAACAATTCAGGCAACCTAATGTGATGCAACGACCGGTGCCAAAGAAAGAGGATTCTTCTCAAGGAGTGCCAGTTTCATTTTCTGGCAGGGATCTCGGCAATGTTTCGGACAGCAATATTCTTGCATCCCAGATGCAAAATCAACATCAACCAGCAACTTTGGAAGAAAAACCTGTATCTGCTCATGACAGGTTAAGGATACCTGTATCATATGATGATGATCTTCTTGGAGAGAATCCAATCAATGATGCAACCTGA
- the LOC114414809 gene encoding ferrochelatase-2, chloroplastic-like gives MNATLYSAAFPTTFRSLDHRNFSALCSDIQNPGYVDYHSNSNKSTSQASLFLRSDSTNRSNVVLGGALCVNPSGRRNLVGPASYSVETSAYDVASLESPSHVAEEKVGVLLLNLGGPETLNDVQPFLFNLFADPDIIRLPRLFRFLQRPLAKLISVLRSPKSKEGYAAIGGGSPLRKITDDQALAIKMALEAKGISSNVYVGMRYWYPFTEEAIQQIKRDRITRLVVLPLYPQFSISTTGSSIRILEHIFREDAYLSKLPVSIINSWYQREGYIKSMGNLIQKELQSFSEPKEVMIFFSAHGVPVSYVEDAGDPYRDQMEECIFLIMQELKARGISNEHTLAYQSRVGPVQWLKPYTDEVLVELGQKGVKSLLAVPVSFVSEHIETLEEIDMEYKELAIESGIKNWARVPALGVTPSFITDLADAVIEALPSATAMYAPTSISEDVDHDPVSYFIKIFCGSILAFILFLSPKMIMAFRNQVI, from the exons ATGAACGCAACCTTATACTCTGCTGCTTTTCCTACCACGTTTCGCAGTCTCGATCATCGCAATTTCTCAGC GTTATGTTCGGATATCCAAAATCCTGGCTATGTTGATTACCATTCAAATTCTAATAAGTCTACATCTCAAGCGTCTTTGTTTTTGCGTTCTGATTCCACCAATAGAAGCAATGTCGTGCTTGGTGGAGCACTTTGTGTGAACCCCTCTGGCAGGAGAAACCTAGTTGGTCCGGCTTCTTATTCTGTAGAGACGAGTGCTTATGATGTGGCTTCTTTAGAATCTCCTTCCCATGTCGCTGAAGAAAAAGTTGGTGTGCTGCTTCTCAATCTAGGAGGACCAGAGACATTGAATGACGTTCAACCTTTTCTGTTTAATCTTTTTGCAGATCCT GATATCATTCGTCTTCCAAGGTTGTTTCGGTTTCTCCAGCGACCATTGGCAAAATTGATTTCTGTACTTCGGTCTCCTAAATCCAAGGAAGGGTATGCTGCTATTGGTGGTGGCTCTCCTTTACGCAAAATTACAGATGACCAG GCACTCGCAATTAAAATGGCTTTGGAAGCAAAGGGCATCTCTTCAAATGTCTATGTTGGGATGCGGTACTGGTACCCATTTACTGAAGAAGCAATTCAACAA ATTAAGAGGGACAGAATAACAAGGCTTGTGGTACTACCCCTTTATCCCCAGTTTTCTATATCCACAACTGGTTCAAGCATCCGCATTCTTGAGCATATATTCAG GGAAGATGCCTATTTGTCCAAGCTTCCTGTTTCCATTATAAACTCTTGGTATCAACGAGAAGGTTATATTAAGTCAATGGGTAACTTAATTCAGAAAGAGCTTCAGAGTTTTTCTGAACCAAAAGAG GTAATGATATTTTTCAGTGCCCACGGTGTACCTGTCAGTTACGTTGAGGATGCTGGGGATCCATACCGAGACCAAATGGAGGAGTGCATCTTCTTGATCATGCAAGAGTTGAAAGCTCGAGGAATTAGTAATGAGCACACTCTTGCTTATCAG AGTCGAGTGGGTCCTGTACAGTGGCTGAAACCATATACAGATGAAGTTCTCGTTGAGCTTGGCCAAAAAGGTGTGAAGAGTCTTTTAGCTGTTCCAGTGAG TTTTGTGAGTGAGCATATTGAAACCCTTGAAGAAATTGACATGGAGTACAAGGAATTGGCTATTGAATCTGGCATCAAGAATTGGGCACGTGTACCTGCCCTTGGTGTTACCCCTTCCTTCATTACAGATTTGGCAGATGCAGTAATAGAAGCTCTCCCGTCAGCAACAGCAATGTATGCACCAACCAGCATCTCTGAAGATGTTGATCATGACCCAGTTAGTTATTTTATCAAGATATTCTGTGGTTCAATCTTGGCATTCATCTTGTTCTTGTCACCCAAAATGATCATGGCATTCAGGAATCAAGTCATTTAG
- the LOC114414808 gene encoding uncharacterized protein LOC114414808 — MRLVLRRNQQSAIRSERDMEGIEGNSSRYSLKPSRICNEDVLICVDVDPQCLVEMKGATGPNGRPLTRLDSIKQAIVLFVNAKLTINPEHRFAFATLSNTLVSWVRKEFSSEIESTLAAMRVLSASSSSSTTAGQPDLTHLFRLAAHEAKKSRLQGRILRVILFYCRSSERPKHQWPVNQKLFTLDVMYLHDKPGPDNCPQEVYDTLVEALEHVSEYEGYILESGQGLARVLFRHVLILLSHPQQRCIQEYVDIPKSIAKKPPQVEPMATEDSAPISSQ, encoded by the exons ATGAGATTAGTTTTGAGAAGAAACCAGCAATCGGCGATTAGGAGTGAGAGAGATATGGAGGGAATTGAAGGAAATAGCAGCAGATACAGTCTGAAACCCTCGCGAATTTGCAACGAAGATGTTCTGATCTGCGTCGACGTCGATCCTCAGTGCCTCGTCGAAATGAAAGGTGCCACCGGTCCCAATGGCAGACCCCTCACCCGTTTGGACTCCATCAAACAAGCCATCGTTCTCTTCGTCAATGCCAAACTCACCATCAACCCCGAACACCGTTTTGCCTTCGCCACTCTCTCCAACACCCTCGTCTCTtgg GTCAGGAAAGAGTTTAGCAGTGAAATTGAGTCAACACTTGCAGCAATGCGTGTTctttcagcttcttcttcttcttccaccaCCGCCGGCCAACCCGATCTCACTCATTTGTTCCGTCTTGCCGCTCATGAAGCCAAGAAATCCCGTCTTCAGGGTCGCATCCTAAGAGTC ATTTTGTTCTACTGTAGATCATCAGAGCGACCAAAGCATCAGTGGCCTGTGAACCAGAAGCTCTTCACTTTGGATGTTATGTACCTTCATGATAAACCTGGACCAGATAACTGCCCCCAGGAGGTTTACGATacactggtggaggcacttgaacATGTTAGTGAATATGAGGGTTATATCTTGGAGAGTGGACAGGGGTTGGCACGTGTTCTATTCCGTCATGTGCTGATACTATTGTCACATCCTCAGCAGCGTTGCATCCAAGAGTATGTTGACATACCAAAGTCAATTGCAAAGAAGCCTCCCCAGGTGGAGCCTATGGCTACTGAAGATAGTGCTCCCATATCAAGCCAATAA
- the LOC114414810 gene encoding far upstream element-binding protein 1-like yields MAEEAQYSSGPDSAPLKRKYEDQPSGIELAKQRAQEVAARLLNAAPPPPLDAKRPKPDTGFDSLDLKPLYSASPPPVSYGHQGSSKKIDIPNGRVGVIIGKGGETIKYLQLQSGAKIQITRDIDADPNSSTRTVELMGTPEAISSAEKLINEVLAEAESGGSGIVTRRFTGQAGSDEFVMKIPNNKVGLIIGKGGETIKNMQASTGARIQVIPLHLPPGDTSTERTLKIDGTPEQIESAKQLVYQVISGENRVRNPAMSGGYPQQGYQSRPPSNWAPPAPTQQPGYGYVQPGAYSGPSPQYNMPQQPYAGYPPQQPDGYSTNWDQSTAPPHQQSTHGGGYYYYSQQPQQPQNPGGPAPPADGSAYNYSQPPSSGYNQSAQQGYAQDSYNAYNAQSQSGYGQPPTYDQQQGYGSESNPAQEGHTANYAVQGDSAQAPSAQPITVAQQGYPTNQLPSSNTANYPPQGTPQPGYGVPPTSQAAYGNQSQPGYGGAVQPGYGPQTYGAPQGGQPGYGQALPSYSNSSYGAGYTQTPAYTGDGNGNAQAPQSAIAKASP; encoded by the exons ATGGCGGAGGAAGCACAGTACTCATCGGGACCCGATTCCGCGCCCCTCAAGCGCAAGTACGAAGACCAACCCTCCGGCATCGAGCTTGCCAAGCAGCGTGCTCAGGAAGTCGCCGCACGCCTCCTCAACGCCGCTCCTCCTCCGCCACTCGACGCCAAGCGTCCCAAACCCGACACCGGCTTCGATTCTCTcg ATTTGAAGCCTCTGTATTCCGCATCTCCTCCTCCCGTCTCCTACGGTCACCAAGGTTCCAGCAAGAAGATTGATATCCCTAATGGCAGGGTTGGTGTGATTATTGGTAAAGGCGGAGAGACTATTAAGTATCTCCAGTTGCAGTCTGGTGCCAAAATTCAAATTACTCGTGATATTGATGCGGACCCTAATTCTTCCACTAGGACGGTTGAGCTTATGGGCACTCCTGAAGCAATTTCCTCTGCCGAGAAACTCATCAATGAAGTTCTTGCTGAG GCTGAATCTGGGGGTTCTGGCATTGTTACTCGAAGATTCACGGGACAAGCTGGGTCGGATGAATTTGTCATGAAAATCCCAAATAATAAG GTTGGCCTTATAATTGGCAAAGGTGGAGAAACTATAAAGAATATGCAAGCTTCTACTGGAGCACGGATTCAG GTGATACCTCTGCATCTTCCCCCGGGTGACACATCAACTGAAAGAACATTAAAAATTGATGGTACTCCTGAGCAAATTGAGTCTGCAAAGCAGTTGGTTTATCAAGTCATCAGTGGCGAG AATCGTGTTAGAAATCCAGCAATGTCTGGTGGTTATCCTCAACAAGGTTACCAATCTCGACCACCATCTAACTGGGCTCCCCCTGCTCCAACGCAGCAACCTGGTTATGGCTACGTGCAACCTGGAGCATACTCTGGTCCATCACCCCAGTATAACATGCCTCAGCAACCATATGCAGGCTATCCTCCCCAGCAACCTGATGGATATTCCACCAATTGGGATCAGTCTACTGCACCACCTCACCAACAGTCTACTCATGGTGGTGGTTATTATTACTATAGTCAACAGCCACAGCAACCACAAAATCCTGGGGGTCCTGCCCCTCCAGCTGATGGCTCTGCATACAATTACAGTCAGCCACCTTCCTCTGGTTATAACCAATCAGCACAGCAGGGTTATGCACAGGACAGCTATAATGCATATAATGCGCAATCACAATCAGGGTATGGGCAGCCACCTACATATGATCAGCAGCAAGGCTATGGTAGTGAAAGCAACCCGGCACAAGAGGGCCACACTGCAAACTATGCAGTACAGGGAGATTCAGCCCAAGCTCCTTCTGCCCAACCAATTACCGTAGCGCAGCAAGGTTATCCTACCAACCAACTGCCCAGTTCAAACACTGCCAACTACCCACCTCAAGGAACTCCTCAGCCAGGTTATGGGGTTCCCCCTACATCCCAAGCAGCTTATGGCAATCAATCACAGCCTGGTTATGGTGGTGCAGTGCAACCAGGGTACGGTCCTCAAACATATGGTGCTCCGCAGGGTGGCCAGCCTGGTTATGGTCAGGCGCTGCCTTCATACAGCAACAGTTCTTATGGTGCTGGTTATACACAGACTCCGGCGTATACCGGTGATGGTAATGGGAATGCTCAGGCACCCCAGAGTGCCATTGCTAAAGCATCCCCTTGA
- the LOC114414807 gene encoding probable protein phosphatase 2C 72, translating into MGICISSESSAIHGAPEEARDENVLVFEATKVLSGLCSAYTKQGSKGLNQDAATLFQGYGTENAAFCGVFDGHGKNGHIVSKIVNSRLSPLILSQKKVHAKIDTVQKGDKINHVDTDEDNSSAPNTNCHEWKEAILDAFRVMEKELKLQENIDSTCSGTTAVVVIRQGEDLVIANLGDSRAILGTISDGEIIPIQLTTDMKPGLPREAERIRSCNGRVFALKEEPHIQRVWLPNENSPGLAMSRAFGDFMLKDHGIIAVPDISYRTLTSSDQFVVLASDGVWDVLSNKEVSSVVWEADTEKDAARAVVEAATAAWKQKYPSSKVDDCTVLCLFLHKKPQFLGN; encoded by the exons ATGGGTATCTGCATATCCTCTGAATCTTCAGCGATTCATGGAGCCCCTGAAGAGGCtcgtgatgaaaatgtgttagTGTTTGAAGCAACCAAGGTTCTAAGTGGACTTTGCTCTGCTTACACTAAACAAGGTAGCAAAGGACTTAACCAAGATGCTGCCACTCTTTTTCAG GGTTATGGAACGGAAAACGCAGCATTTTGTGGCGTATTTGATGGGCATGGAAAGAATGGTCACATAGTAAGCAAAATAGTAAACAGCCGTTTGTCTCCGCTCATATTGAGCCAAAAGAAAGTGCATGCAAAGATTGACACGGTTCAAAAGGGTGATAAAATAAACCATGTGGACACAGATGAAGACAATTCATCAGCTCCAAACACGAATTGTCATGAATGGAAAGAGGCTATTCTTGATGCTTTCAGGGTGATGGAAAAGGAGCTCAAGCTACAAGAGAATATAGATTCCACTTGCAGTGGAACCACGGCTGTAGTTGTCATAAGACAG GGTGAAGATCTTGTCATAGCAAACCTTGGTGACTCGAGAGCAATCTTGGGGACAATCTCTGACGGTGAAATCATACCCATTCAATTGACAACGGATATGAAACCTGGATTACCTc GCGAGGCAGAACGAATAAGAAGTTGCAACGGTCGTGTATTTGCGCTGAAGGAAGAACCACACATCCAGAGAGTGTGGTTACCCAATGAGAACTCACCAGGCCTAGCCATGTCTCGAGCTTTTGGAGATTTCATGCTCAAAGACCATGGCATCATTGCCGTCCCAGATATTTCATATCGCACGCTGACATCCAGCGACCAGTTTGTTGTACTTGCAAGTGATGGG GTGTGGGATGTACTAAGCAACAAGGAGGTTTCCTCAGTTGTGTGGGAGGCAGACACTGAAAAAGATGCAGCAAGGGCAGTAGTGGAAGCAGCAACCGCAGCATGGAAACAAAAGTATCCTTCTTCTAAGGTAGATGACTGCACTGTGCTTTGCCTCTTCCTCCACAAGAAACCACAGTTTCTTGGTAACTAA